The Stappia sp. genome window below encodes:
- a CDS encoding adenylate/guanylate cyclase domain-containing protein codes for MKTTPQLEDIEDWLIREALGQPDIGQMFVDMCERMLAAGVPVERAMLSWTTLHPLIEAETAVWLPGAPPERAQHGHDDQDTEDWLASPIRAMLVARETRLRRRLTTGNASDIFPVLARLRREGFTDYLIVATPFHLPSVNEFGTSGIIVSWATRATHGFSDAAIEQIDYLQMRLALAARANIQSRIATTLAETYLGRRAGAQVLSGRIRHGDGEAIDAVIFYSDLRGSTALADRLPPDAYLAHLNAYFDAAAGAVMAQDGEVLDFIGDAVLAVFPIGTEGIAGAARRALTAAEVVRHRLAARQPHTPHPLTCGIALSAGEVTFGNIGVADRLTFSVIGRTVNAAARIEGMTKRLTRPVLVTQEIAQAVPEVAFDALGRFALDGFDAPVALYAPRADS; via the coding sequence GTGAAGACCACCCCGCAGCTGGAGGACATCGAGGACTGGCTGATCCGCGAGGCCCTCGGCCAGCCGGATATCGGCCAGATGTTTGTCGACATGTGCGAGCGGATGCTCGCGGCCGGCGTTCCGGTCGAGCGCGCCATGCTGTCCTGGACCACGCTGCATCCGCTGATCGAAGCCGAAACGGCGGTCTGGCTTCCCGGCGCGCCACCCGAGCGCGCGCAGCACGGCCATGACGATCAGGACACCGAAGACTGGCTCGCAAGCCCGATCCGGGCGATGCTGGTCGCGCGCGAGACGCGTCTACGGCGCCGCCTCACGACCGGGAATGCAAGCGACATCTTCCCCGTGCTCGCGCGGCTGCGACGCGAAGGCTTCACCGACTATCTGATCGTCGCCACACCGTTCCACCTGCCGAGCGTCAACGAATTCGGCACCTCGGGCATCATCGTTTCGTGGGCGACCCGCGCGACACACGGCTTTTCGGACGCCGCCATCGAGCAGATCGACTATCTGCAGATGCGCCTCGCGCTCGCGGCCCGCGCGAACATCCAGTCCCGGATCGCGACAACGCTGGCGGAGACCTACCTCGGCCGCCGCGCTGGTGCCCAGGTTCTCTCGGGGCGCATTCGCCATGGCGACGGCGAGGCAATCGACGCGGTCATCTTCTACAGCGACCTGCGCGGCTCGACCGCGCTCGCCGACCGGCTGCCGCCCGACGCCTATCTGGCGCATCTCAACGCCTATTTCGACGCGGCCGCCGGGGCGGTGATGGCCCAGGACGGCGAGGTGCTGGATTTCATCGGCGATGCGGTGCTCGCGGTGTTTCCCATCGGGACAGAGGGCATCGCCGGCGCCGCACGCCGGGCCCTGACGGCGGCCGAAGTGGTGCGCCACCGGCTCGCCGCGCGCCAGCCGCACACGCCGCATCCGCTGACCTGCGGCATCGCGCTCTCGGCGGGCGAGGTCACCTTCGGCAACATCGGCGTCGCCGACCGGCTGACGTTTTCGGTCATCGGCAGGACAGTGAACGCGGCGGCGCGCATCGAGGGCATGACCAAGCGTCTGACCCGGCCCGTGCTCGTGACACAGGAGATCGCACAGGCCGTGCCGGAGGTGGCATTCGACGCCCTCGGCCGCTTCGCGCTCGACGGCTTCGATGCACCGGTCGCGCTTTACGCGCCGCGGGCCGACAGTTAG
- a CDS encoding L,D-transpeptidase: protein MTHGLFRPGLCRSGVRRLGVWAMAAMVCVASAGLVAGLTVGLTAMPAQAMTERYFDPTTRSWQTYRITPEAAGKVVRQKYKRTSVRYRTEKAPGSIIVDTRDRYLYYVLPGNKAVRYGIGVGREGFEWKGVEKVTRKAKWPSWTPPQEMIVRERKKGRNLPRFMPGGPNNPMGARALYLGATEYRIHGTNEDWSIGRAVSSGCIRMLNEDVEDLYSRVRVGALVTVK, encoded by the coding sequence GCTGGGCGTTTGGGCGATGGCCGCGATGGTGTGCGTCGCGTCGGCGGGCCTTGTGGCCGGACTGACGGTGGGACTGACGGCGATGCCGGCCCAGGCGATGACGGAGCGCTATTTCGATCCCACGACGCGAAGCTGGCAGACCTACCGGATCACGCCGGAGGCCGCCGGCAAGGTGGTGCGCCAGAAGTACAAGCGCACGAGCGTGCGCTATCGCACGGAGAAGGCGCCGGGCTCGATCATCGTCGATACGCGCGACCGCTATCTCTACTACGTGCTGCCGGGCAACAAGGCGGTGCGCTACGGCATCGGCGTGGGGCGCGAGGGCTTCGAGTGGAAGGGCGTCGAGAAGGTGACGCGCAAGGCCAAGTGGCCGAGCTGGACGCCGCCGCAGGAGATGATTGTCCGCGAGCGCAAGAAGGGCCGCAACCTGCCGCGCTTCATGCCGGGCGGGCCGAACAATCCGATGGGCGCGCGCGCGCTTTATCTCGGCGCGACGGAATACCGGATCCATGGCACCAACGAGGACTGGTCGATCGGCCGTGCCGTCTCGTCGGGATGCATCCGCATGCTGAACGAGGACGTCGAGGACCTCTACAGCCGGGTCCGGGTCGGCGCGCTGGTCACGGTCAAGTAA